Genomic DNA from Channa argus isolate prfri chromosome 10, Channa argus male v1.0, whole genome shotgun sequence:
GTTTTTCAGGTAGtccaatttaaatgtatgttataTTGTGTTGTTCTTCTGCTGATTAATGGCCAACTATAGATCAATTATTGCAGCCTTAAGTAGACATAAACTTATGCAACACTGGTGTTTCTGCTAACAAACTATATTTGTGCTGTTCAGCCATGGTATCAGAGATGTTTGCAagtccaactttatttatatagcgccaattcataacaaagtcatcttagggcactttaaagaataaagtcaagattataaagatatataaagagaacccaacaattctccctggagcaagccataggcaacagtggagaggaaaaactccctttaacggaagaaacctccagcagaaccaggctcagggtggacggccatctgtcTCGACCGGTTGGGATGGgcggaaaggggagagagaaaagaacagagcaacaaaaagcaacaacaaaacatcaggcagattggtaggaccagtagctgcacgctggaagacacacagcttcaaagccagggacacctgcagaaagggaaagagagagggggacagagaagaacaaagacaactacggcttagttggaatagggtctagcagacaggttgttggtttagatgaggtaataattgaagttagctcagagagatctatgggtaaaaagcagtctaacagggattgggcccttatcgatgactctagcactgctgtacatgaagatctatctgtaatatttggggggaggatctggtgaattctttctctaatagctacaattttattcataaagaaagtcatgaagtcattgctgctcagagttaagggaatagtaggctcaacagaactatggctcttagtcagcctggctacagtgctgaacagaaacctggggttgttcttgttttcttgtattaatgatgaataatatgctgttctttttgtacattttaaaactatttttccaggctaaatgagattcttttaaatttctggaacgccacttcctttccaactttcgtgttgcctgttttaagttgcgtgtttgtgaactatactaTGGACAttgcctcttctggtttactgccttctttttcagaggggcaacactattgagtattgtacgtagtgaggctgcagaattgtcaacaagataatctacttgtgcaggagtaacattaagcagactactttccattgtattaagatatggtgaagcaaatgatgaaaaaataatttctttaaatttgttggcacgtttttcacttaagcatctgctatagtggaatttttccctaactgctatttAGTCCactattgtaaattcaaatgttataaaaaaatggtcagacagaagagagttgtgaggaaatattgttaaattatccgcaaccactcacattcacacctatgggtaatttggagtcaccaattaacctaacatgcatgtctttggactgtgggagaaaatgGAGTATCCagaagaaaacccacaaaagcCCAGaaggaacatgcaaacttcccACAGAATGGCCACAGCCAGACGGGTTTTTCACTGGGGATCTTCTAACTGTGAGACAACTGCACTAACTATTCCACCATCTTGCTGCCAAGTGGGCTGATATAAAGACCCCAATTGCCATAGCAAACTACAGATCCACAAGCCACTATTCTTACAACCTGACTGACTCTCTCTCGTTCTCAGGGGTAAAGGTGACGTATCTCACCACCTGTGACAGTTGACACAACAAATGCTTTGATGTCACAAGAGTCTGTTTTGTGGATTTGACAAGATAaaaatattgtgatattttctaaacatttaaaaatattactgcTGGATCACTTAGTCGACCTTCGTTAAAACGAGCTACACTAGGACTACATTGCCCAAAGTTAGATGACTTCCTGCCAAGTGCGCATGCGCTTTCATTGGTTCTACTCTGCACAGCTGTAGGAGAAAATGGCAGCGCTCATGCTAGGGCAGCAGGTAAGACATTCAAAGATTTTTgtaatctttttcattttctcatagTTATGAACGAATAATCCTTAGCTTAAAAACGCGTCTTGGTTATTATATTCTTTTTGCGGTCCAGAACATGaagctaaatgttttaaaaatgctccCGAGGTATTGCACTTGAATGACTGCTAATTTATTAGCTTACCGGCTAGTCTGTAACGCAAATAGTACAGAGCGTGCTGTAAGTTTATTggttcatattttgttttctctgtggtagggttatgcatttttttcctctcttttagGTTCGCCAGTTCAGCACGTCTGTGATCAGGCCTTTGACAAAATTGGTTAAGGTAAACTACATGGTCGTTTGCAGATTATAACAGGATTAGCAGTCGAAGTTTACCTCTCTAACGTTTTATATGTTCTTCTAGCCTCCCATCCAAGTGTATGGAGTGGAGGGCCGCTATGCCACTGCGCTGTTTTCAGCTGCCAGTAAGCAGAACAAACTGGACCAAGTGGAGCAGGAACTAGGAAAAGTATCTgtaagcacaaaacaaaaaaacacacatttttctctctctagaTAGATTGATATGAGAGAgatgaaataacattttatatataattcaTGTTTTGGATATATTGTTTGTAATCCATTTTGATTCTAAATATACTTAATAaattaagagaaaaataattgaataaCAATTTTGCCCATTTGTTTCTTGGTACGTGCTCTGTATGTTGTTGATGTTCAAACTAGGCTTTATGTTGAAACTAGACCATTCTGCATTCCTTTTACTCTGTTCTTggtcaatacatttttttttctcacttttgctAATCCATACCATTTTAGCCAAATTGCCTACCTATAGTATATAAATCACCTTCCTATTGTGCCATCCTGTTTTTCAGACACTGATCAAGGACCCCAAGCTCTCCAGTATTGTACTGAATCCTTGTGTTAAGCGCAGCATCAAACAGAAGATCTTCCATGATGCCCTTGCAAAGGCTAAGCTTTCACCCATCACTGTCAACCTGATTAGTGAGTGGTCGATGGATATAGCTGTGACACACTTTTATTAAGTGTTTGCTTTGGCATAACCAATGGACTATATTAAGACAAGTCGTAAAACTATAGGGTGTGGGTATGTTATGATAGACACATTTCCTGTTAGTGTGACACATTTCACTACTCATCCAAgtgactttttcattttaaaatacaatggtaatgttatgtttttaatgaagAATCTTTATCGTCATCACTGAGAAAATATACATATCACAAAGACGTGTAACAATCAATGTCCTGATGTTGTCGTGTGAGGCTGGATTTGCGGGCTTTCAAAGGTTTTAAATTGGCATGTTTTGAATtcaaattttctttcttttcccacAACAGCAGAACTCCACAAATATATTGCTACTAATATTATACATTGtgtaatgtttgctttttgtttgctttgcagATGTTTTGGCAGAAAACGGTCGTCTTACTTTAACTGGTGATGTTATAACTGCTTTCGGCAAAATGATAAGTGCACATCGAGGAGAGGTCATCTGTTCGGTCACTACTACCCAGGTATAAAATGGGTGGACAtgcatgttatttttatgtacGTTGTCGTTAAGTCTTCTAAACTTCAAAGTATCCACACATAAAGAGCGCCTTGTATGTATCAGTCAATTGAggtatttattgtattattttctttactttttatataaTGCAGAATCCTCCAATTAATATTTCTCAATTTCAGCCTCTGGATGAAGCTAATCTTGCTGACCTGAAAGTAGCTCTCAAAGGGTTTCTTCAGAAGGGTGAAACAATCAAGCTTGATTCAAAGGTAATGTGCAAATACTTGCTTTCACaaacagaaattacattttgtagtTGACtacaaaatgtcattgtgtAGTTATCTACAAACTACTTCACCTTTAGATGAGACAAACCAGTGTAATGCCAGATTAATCAATCATCAATAGTAACATTCTGAGTTATCTGTGATTTCTTCTGTTGTCACTTCATTACAGTCGGATCCTTCAATCCTGGGTGGCATGATTGTCAGTATTGGAGACAAGTATGTGGACAtgtccacaaaaacaaagattcaGAAGCTGACCAAGCTCATCAGGGAAACTTAAGTCCTGTGGACCCATTTTACAAGAGATCAGAGACAACCATATGGGGCAATCCTGATAAATGTTTATAACCACCTGTTCTAACAGTGCAGTTGCTTCATAAATCCAGTGTCTGTGCTTAAATTCAcgtgaatattaataaaaactaaaaaaacaaaatgcagaattGACTTTGTCATTAATCGTTGGCATTGTGACacttgtgttcattttattttaacaataaccAGCAATGATATAAACACATGGTTTCGTTAAGTAGAATATTTATAAAGTTGACACTGTaagaggtttttattttcttgttacaTTGTAAATGGAGTCCGAGTCTTTTGCActtaaaatatgtttgacttacttaaaatgacaaatccaATTTTTCtttactgatgttttttttattttggctaaACCCCTTGACATCGTGGAGGGGTGATAATGATGGCTGGCTCCGCTGTTTCCTGGAAGCCTGTGATGCGCATGCGTAGTCAGCGTATCCtgttttatgaatttttttaaGGCGAAAATGGCTGCCTCTCTCATCTAAACCTCTGCATAAAGGATTAAACGAGCGTAAAACAGGCAGCAGAAATTGCAGTCCCGTATCAAGACAAAATTCATGGATGCCCAGGCGTAATTTGTGCAGCGACTGCACGAAGATGTTTTGGCTGTCAGGGAAGGAAAACGAATGCGATTTCAAATTAACCCTTTCCAGTCTAACATCCACCAACAAATGAGGTATAAACAATTGATTTTACATTCTTAAAATTGTTTAGCATGTTTCTgctactgtatttacatttatctttgtgCGTGCAAGCTTTTTTGCAAACTGTAAGTCTAGTTTACTTCTTATGTCTTGACATAACTTACGTTATGTGCTGCTACGCTAAAAGGCCTGTTTGCTCTACCAAAAGTAAACTATTATTGTTTCTTGCGTTTGTCTGGGACATAGGTGCATTTGCAGCCttattaatgtttgtatttttgcacTCCGACAGAAAATGATGCACCAAgtgaccagcagcagcagtgactaTTGTATGAGTGGACTGACAGAGGACTGTCACCCTGCCAGCCACTTCGATTTATGTAGCACCCAATCCAACAAATTCTACCCCCCTCCCACAAACCCAGGTTTGCAGTCGTCTCTTAGCGGCCTATCACCTTTGCCACAGGGCATGCACAAAACCATGGCATGTCAAATGCAAGACACacaaaatgattttcaaattcAGACCGTGAGAATCAGAGGCACCGAAGGTGGAGGGCCTGAAGCCTCCAAGAAGAAGAAGGGCATTGTCAAGTCTGGCCGGAGAGGGAGGCCATCAGGGACAACAAAGTCAGCTGGTTACCGCACAAGTACTGGACGCCCACTGGGGACAACTAGAGCAGCTGGATTTAAAACCAGCCCAGGAAGGCCCCTTGGGACAACCAAAGCAGCAGGATATAAGGTCAGCCCAGGCAGGCCCCCCGGCAGCATCAAGAGTCTAGCAAGGCTCAAAAAGCTGGAGTTTGGTTGCGACGGAACCAAGAAACTTGACTTTAGCAACTGCAGTGTTCCCAATAAACTGGACTTCACAAGCTGTGATGTGCCACCTTTTCCATACACAATGATTGAAAAAAGAGACATCCACGAACCCAGTGGTAAAGTGAATGAAACTAGTGAATAGATCTGCAGCTGTTGATCCAGAAAGCAACAGGATGAATAGGGAAACATTTATCTTATGTAATGGAGGAAAAATCTTGTCATTTAGAAATTTCTCTGAGTTTTCACTGAgattttcttcatcttcataTGATAAATGACCTAACTATAATTATGTTATCCAAATTTGGCAGCAATGCATGCGTAGGAAATAATCACACCAGTCAGTATagcaaaaaaagtatttattattttgtagttAAAACCTCACTGGCGAGAGTATCATTTTCCCCTGCAAGTATTATGTTCCTCTACATTGTGACATGTTCCTATACTCTGGTTTTAACATTTCTATGGTCAGGTTCTTGtgacattttctacatttataataaataattaatacaatgatattataataataaataatgcattttagtATTAGCAGCCATTCATAGAAGCTTTTTCCTTGAGCATAAACGTGGATATGTAGTCTTTTCTATGTTGCTCAGTTTCTCAGCCTATGTTGCTGTTTGTGATTTTGATCTTTACACCTATAACGTGAACACTGCTTATACATTTCACTTAGTTTGAACTGGTAAAACTCAAAccacaatattatttttaacacagtagcattatttgtcatttctgctttttttttagatatacaTTTTAATCGTGTATGGTACTACCTGTTTTATTccttcaaattcattttataaGCACTTCCAGATTTACATCTACAGGATGTTGAAATGCTGTCagttttgggaaaaaaaaaacttaaaacagaaaatgatgttGCATATGTAATAAGCGCAAATGTGTTGTAtgtgaagacaaaataaaaaaaagaaatggtctTTTTCCACACGTTTCATCAAATGCTTTGCCTGTAATTCTCCCTGTAGGCACAAGAGGGCTCGTGTGACCAGACAATAGAAATCGGCTTTTAACAATAACTACTTTTAGCCCCCTATTCACATAAATGACAGCGTACTGACATTCATGGTCTGTCTTTGTGGAGCTATTCTTACCCAGTGTGAGAGCAGAATTGCCTAAAAAGACTAATAATGAGCCATGTTTCAATGTAAACGCTAGGGTGAGTAAGGAAGTTTCTACTCGACTTTATTCGTTTTTTCTTTTGGATCAGAACCCCCTCACCCACCCACCAACGAGTAAAAGAGGTTACAAAAACGAACCACCTTAGGAGCGAAGCCAACACCCTGATGCCATAAAGTTTTCAGTTCTTTTGCTGTCAAGTCGGTAGTAAATGAATGGTCTTTGTTTGATCTTCTAGGGCTGGCCCACAGCAGCGACTCTATTGTGCACTGCACATTTTGCGCTTATGGATACTCATAAATATCATTTGACAATACGCACAACTGATTATTTTTCGTGTTACGCGAGGGTATGATGGAATACAACCGGTGCTGTTTTTAATCGCACCTTTACCCCATTAGACACACACGAGACCTTGTGTGCTTTTCATGAGCGCTACGCGGCCCGTTTCCTCATGTCAGACGACTTTGTGGAAAGGCAACATGGCGCACGGAGTTCGCTTTGACCAGACAGGCCGCGCATTGCAATCGTCTTGTTTTTTCCCTGTCGCTACACTCAGACAGGCCTCTGTAAGACCCTGCAGGTAAATCGGGAGCATTTGGACAGGCGCACATCAACATCTAAAACTGGTGAAGCGGTTATTAGGCCATATAGCTGTTATTATACTAATGGCTATCAGAGACTTCACCTGGACGTgcatgtgcgtgtttgtgtgcgtgcgtgcctGGAAGTGTGCGCGTGTGTGAGGGGGGGTGAGTGTCACGGCCCTCTGCAGACGGGGGGTTGGGTAGCAGTGCCGATTGGTTGCTGCTCACCAACACAGTCAGTCTGGGCTTGTTTTAACATAACCGGGGGCACTTCGACAGCAGGCAAAAATCATGTTATAAATAAGCTGCTGTGGCTGTAAATGGACCGGTTATGGCACACTGAATTTCGCGGCTGTATGATGTTGCAGCGTATTGGAGATTTACTTGTTTTGTATCTAAAGACAGTTTTCAGAGGGCCGCCGCTGATGAGGCGATGAAGTGCAGAGAATGAGCGCTGTGCCTTGGCCTACTACtaaagcagctgcagctgggATTGTGCAGATCCGCGTTTACAATCCGAGAAAAACACTCGCTTTGTGCCACATTATCAAACATTTACTGTTGGTTTCACGGTGACCGACCTCCAGATGGTGAGTTTTTTTGCGATTTCCACGTGTTGATGAGTGTTGTGAACGTAGCGCCGATCAGCCCTTTTTGTGAGTTAATAGTAGCTTCCTATGTGTGGTTGTAGCTTGTTTGTGTGAGCCACTCACTATGATGGCTCAGTGTCACCACTTTTACTACAGCTTCGGCGCTCCTCCATTGACTGTTAGTCACCGATCACCAAGAACCCCAACCATCAAACTAGGTGGTATTGTTTCCTTGTAGTGTTTGAAACAAGTAAACGGGGCGAGCTGTGGTTGTGTTTGGTGTTGTGCCGTCCGACCTGCCTCTAGTATGGAGGCCAGGCAATGTCGGCATGTTAGTGTTGAGTGCGTGGTGTGCTGTTTTAAACTGAAGGTTAATCAGACTGGATGTGGTTGCCGCATTATTAACGCAATGTTTTTATATCAgtatgttttatagtttttttttacagtattgaAGCTTTATTGGTTGGAGAGAAACTTGTCTAACCTGCTTCTTTTCCCTATGTGACAGGATATAGCCATGACAACATGAATCAGTCATACAGACCGCCTGTTAGGGTAGGCTTAGTGCTTGGTTCAGGCCAGCAAGAGCTGAGGCCCTGCAATGGCCCTGTGAGCACTTCCTATGGAAACCAATGTGGCATTGTAAAATGTGGGTCAGACCAGCCATCACCCATGCAACTGCCACCCTCCAGCCTCAAACAGCCAGCTGTAGTGGGGTACAATCAACCAGGCCGATCTCACTGTTACAGCCCATTGAGGAAGCTGCAGGATCTAAACACTGCAGTCAGCAGACACAACGTGGAGAGAGATCTCCAACCTAGGAACTTTTTGCTCTGTGCAAGCCCaatcagtgatgatgatgatgagtttGAGGCACCTTCAGTGCAGCTTCCTCCTTCTCCAGGCAATGATGACACGGACCCATTTGAAACTCTACAGGACATGGACAGAAATGGCTTCTCATCTCACAGTCCTGACAGTATGGAGCCCAGCTCCCCTATCCCAAATGGGTATTTGCATTTTGGTTCCACACTTTTTGACAGCAGTGGAATtaaggaggaggatgatgagaGGGAGAACAACATTAGTGAGGAACTGATGCCCTTTCACAACTCCCCAAAGTTTAGTCAGGACCACACCGTTACTGATAGTAAGACCATACGTGACTCAGGAGTGGATAAAAGAACATGCAGACCAACTGTCTTCAATCTCATGTCAAAAACAATATCAGAACTCAACCCTACACTAAGCCCTAGCGCGCTGCCAGAAATCACTATGAGAGATGGGTGGATGTTAGGTGAGGAATCGGACAGTGATGGTGAACTTCCCTCCCCTGACCCTGGGCTTATTTCGCCTCCTGGCACCGATTCTAATGTGAGTCTGAAGCACCTGGGTTACTTTATAATAGACACTTTATCTTCCAATGAGAATTCCACTATAACTGTCCATACATAAAAGCGATGCGCtcctaattttttatttatttatttgttatttcaaatcACGTTTTAGAAATGCTAAGAAGCATGTATGTATGTCCATATGCATACAACTTCTGCTCTTTTGAGTAAATGTGCTCAAATTTATGTTCCTAACAGTTTTTGATATATGGTGGTTAGATGCACaagttaaaaatacaatacagtatCATGACTGgaattttttactttaaattgcCCTGATGTCAACGGGTTTCTGCATTATACCACaagtttataaaacatttttatcatcttTGTTAGTCCAACAGCCCAAAGAAAAAGCCTCTTCCTGCAGTAAAATACTTGGAAGGTGACCTGGTATGGGCGAAGTTCAACAGACGGCCCTGGTGGCCCTGCCAAATTACCTGCGATCCACCACAGGGTACCCACACTAAGATGAAAGGTGAGGTTGTATTTGCATATAGATTTTATAATGACATTGGTTTGTGTTATTGTAAGTTAATTAATAGGCtgaattatatatttgtttttaattttttttagttccCAGCCCCCGTCCTTGTAGGATGTATTTTTTGAAGACAATTGGAGAGGTCGAAGAACATGCCTGGGTCCCGGGAAATGTCATTGTTCCTTTTGTAGGGGGCAATCAGTTTGAAGACTTACCTGTACTTAGACGGAGGGGaaagcagaaagacagagactaCAAATATACGGTATATTtatgaaatgcatttaaaaatcttacatttagtcatttaacagactcttttatccaaagcgacttacaaagGAGGtacactgcaagaaaaaaatctaagtcaaggagaaaacaaattttGTATAATATCTAATTCTGTTCTTGGCAGATACCCAAAAGTTTGCTGACGGCATGGAATGTCAGTGTGAGAGTTGCTGAGGACCTACTCCCTACCCGACAAAGGAATACGGAAAGTGTGCTTTCTGTATCTTTCAATAGAGAAGAGCGTGTACTGAGCCCACTGCCAAGTGAAATACCACAGGATGCTCCCCCTCTTTCTGTGAAACCTAATCAAATACCATCACCCAGTAGGACCCGCAATGAAAATGAGCACCATTGCATCAAAAACTCTGCAGTTGAATCCAATAAAAGCAAAGTTtgtaagaaaaagaagaaatgtttgtCTGACATATTCAGCCATATAGTTGGTGGTTCAAAAGAATCTTCTACTGTCAACATAATGGCAGATAAGTTTAATACAACAACTTGTGCACTGAGAGAAGAGCCAAAGGACTCCCCTTACGCTGATCTGGATTCAGTTCCATTGCTGCATCGACCTAAACGCACAGCAGTGGCTCCAATAGAGGATgtagataaaagaaaagaacGGAGctcaacaaaagcaaaaacaaagtttattgAAAAGGTGAACCAATGTAGAGATTCCTGTGATTCCGCaagcattttaacaaataatttgaCAACTAAAGATACCAATTCTGAACAGAGTTTTGGCAACTGTAATGAACTGTCTAACAATTCATCTATAAAGGACTCAAATCTTACTGTTGCCGACCATCTGACGATTAGGACTCTGAAATCTGAGGACAAGACAGATCTCAAAGATGCGTTGTCCACAACCCAAAGTTCAACAGAAGAAGCCGACAATAATAATCGCCTTGCTAATACACCTAATAGTGCACCAATCAAAACTGAAATGTCTCCTCACTGGGAATTCCCTAGCATTTCATCATCTTTAACAAATCACAGCTCTCCAAAAAGGCGTGCAAGGAAGCCAGATAAGAAACGAATTCGCAATGGCTCATTGATTCATTCCACGTGCGATACATTAAAGTGTGTAAGCTCTAGTGTGTCCACTGAACAAGCTGTTAATATCAAGACAGAACAGAGTATTCCAGACCTAGCATCTCCTCCGCCATCCTCATTTCTGTCTCCAATGGATGCTTTTCAGGATGCAAAGGAACTAACATTTAAATCTCTTCTGAAGGCGGACAACAGTGACTCAGAGTTAACTGTGTTTCGGCCTGATTCCAATTATAAATTTAGTACTTTCCTGATGGTGCTGAAAGACATTCATGATATAAGGGAGAAAGAAGGTAAACCCCTGACTCTCCCACCATCGCCAGTGCTGATTAAGGAGGAACCCCTGGTCATCCCTTCTATTACAGGGGATCACCTGCTGAATGGATATTGTGATAGTTTCACTCAAGGGATCAAAACGGGGGATAACCAGACAGAGAAATCCACAACACCTCACAACACAGCTGTGAAATCCAAGAATAAGACTAAAGCTATTATGTCAGCAGACACGTACCATTGTAAAGACTCTTCAGGTCACTCTCAGATTGTGAATTCAGACAAGCAGCGTAGGAAACAAAAATTACCTGCCAAAGTAAAACTCGCAATACCTGGCCTTTCTTCAGACCTCGCTGACTTAGCTTACGGCAGGGAGTTTGTAAGTGGCCATGCTGACTTAGCTGATCCTGGGTGTGGTTCTCCTGTCGCAACTGATGCCTCAGCCAGCTACCTCAGTAAGAACTCAGAATCCACTGTGGCTCCAAAGAAGCGCTGGCAGGTGGTTGAGGGGGCTGTTGAGAATAGGAATGAAGTTATAAGAGAGGCGCCTGCTGAGATCAATGGGCTTTGCACAACAGAAACGTCGGCAGATCTTGAGCTGGAGGTTGAGAACCAGGCAGAGAATGAGTGGCACTTCTCAGAGTCAAACTGTAAAGCTGGTAGGGCACAAACTCCTGCTGTAAAGTTTATCCAGCGATATAGCAAAATGAGCAAGAAAAtaatatgtacatttataaatgtttacacaGGGCATGCGGAGAATAAACGTCTTCGGAAACCAACTAAAAGGCTCCTGGAGTCGGCTGAAGagtatgaaaaaatatttattccaaaaaagaaatcaaagaaaCGCACCTCAGAATCTTTAAAAATGGTAAGAAATATTTCAGTCTTTAACAtagatttttcttatttatttatttgattctaattgttctgtttttaagtgttttaaatatttaagaattATACTCTTAACAGAGTTTTGATGGATATGTAAACCTTAACGTTAACTGTGCAGGTAACTGTATGTAATGCATTTTAGGAAATCtttgaaaatactgtaaatacagttttcCTTTATAATAAAGTACATAAACTAAATACTTCTTCTTCAAACCCTATAGGACAAACTTACTGTTTATCTGGCAAAAGTAGCAACCATCTTAATTTGTATTCTTAGAATTTACAACTTATCACCTTGTACTTTTCACGATTAAATAAGTCGTGTACGTTGCTCTGAAATATGCATTTGTTCTTTTAAGGGAataatttgtgtatttgcacAAATTATTAATTCATCAAGTTACAATTATAGAAATAAATAGGAACTTAATAGACTTTTCTTGTCTTGACACTGTAAAAGTTTTATGTAGCAGTACTGTAGCAACATTTTACAGCCCAACCTTGATTTAAAACATGCCCGTGTACGCGTTTGAAAATTGCATTGATACAAAGTATCAATTTGATACAAAGTAACTTCATTTACACATGTGTACACAGCACACATCAGGGATGACAGCACTCCATAAGCTAAGCCCTACGTCGGGAATTGTTACCTCAGCTTCTTCCTCCGAAGAACAAACCAAGACTCCAGCTCAGCATGAACAGAGACCATCTCAGGATGAACTTTCTCCGGTAACATCCTTAGTATCCCCAGCCACAGCTCAACTCTCCCTtgaaacagagacacaagaaGAAACTGATCTACCTCCTGAATTGGgtaataaagtttaaaatgtcttttattgaaTATTAAGTTTACTATACTATCCCTATAAGTTTACTTTATATGGTCatcacttatatagtgcttttctacctattggcactcaaagcactttacactgcttcttattcactggttggcactcacaatctcacacactcatggccaacgctcaccgggagcaactaagttggtgttcagtgtcttgcccgtcGAAGTTCAGGACAATTCGACGTGTGAGCGGAGGAGCAGGGGatttaaccaacaactgtgagattggtggacaaccgttCTACcatcctgcgccacagttgctttactatactatactatgcATCATGTGAAAACTTGTGATGTTTGTTCTTAGATACAGGGCTATTAAACCAAGAAAGAAAGAGGCCAAGGAAACTCTCACATAGAGTGCTCGAATGTACCATAGAAGAAGTTTCTTTTGCTTCACCAAAAAAGAAGGTATGTTAGGGCAGAGGTAGCTCTTAGCGAGCTGTCTTTGTCAGGACAAAAACTATTGCAGTTTGTATTTTGGACTTATATTAacaatttgttaattttgttttgggTCTAGGAGCACAAGCAACACTGCGGAGATACCACAGAAGTGAAGGTGTTAAT
This window encodes:
- the si:ch1073-44g3.1 gene encoding UPF0461 protein C5orf24 homolog; protein product: MMHQVTSSSSDYCMSGLTEDCHPASHFDLCSTQSNKFYPPPTNPGLQSSLSGLSPLPQGMHKTMACQMQDTQNDFQIQTVRIRGTEGGGPEASKKKKGIVKSGRRGRPSGTTKSAGYRTSTGRPLGTTRAAGFKTSPGRPLGTTKAAGYKVSPGRPPGSIKSLARLKKLEFGCDGTKKLDFSNCSVPNKLDFTSCDVPPFPYTMIEKRDIHEPSGKVNETSE
- the atp5po gene encoding ATP synthase subunit O, mitochondrial, translated to MAALMLGQQVRQFSTSVIRPLTKLVKPPIQVYGVEGRYATALFSAASKQNKLDQVEQELGKVSTLIKDPKLSSIVLNPCVKRSIKQKIFHDALAKAKLSPITVNLINVLAENGRLTLTGDVITAFGKMISAHRGEVICSVTTTQPLDEANLADLKVALKGFLQKGETIKLDSKSDPSILGGMIVSIGDKYVDMSTKTKIQKLTKLIRET